A single window of Metallosphaera hakonensis JCM 8857 = DSM 7519 DNA harbors:
- a CDS encoding translation initiation factor aIF-1A: MPKKDRTDQVPSRDFPRPQEGEIICVVKKMLGAEHIIIACLDGKERTARIPGRMRKKTWIKEGDVILAAPWDFQPNKADVVYKYMNDEIKKLIEEKVISRDVIDQLRG; this comes from the coding sequence TTGCCAAAAAAAGATCGTACAGACCAGGTGCCCTCGAGGGACTTTCCTAGACCTCAAGAAGGGGAGATCATATGTGTGGTTAAGAAAATGCTTGGTGCAGAACATATAATTATAGCTTGTCTTGATGGTAAGGAAAGAACTGCGAGAATCCCCGGAAGAATGAGGAAAAAGACATGGATAAAGGAGGGAGATGTAATTCTTGCTGCTCCCTGGGACTTTCAGCCTAATAAGGCCGATGTTGTATATAAATACATGAACGATGAGATCAAGAAGCTTATAGAGGAAAAAGTAATTAGTAGGGATGTCATTGATCAGCTCAGAGGTTGA
- a CDS encoding thiolase family protein has translation MSEVYIVSAVRTPIGRFGGSLKSVKPQDLGAVAIKSALAKANLDPSKVEITIMGNVLRAGHGQDVARQAALKAGIPWEIDGYSVDMVCSSGMMSVTNAAQMIKGGDADVVVAGGIESMSQSMLAVNSDVRWGVKSLSGKTLNFIDIMLMDGLTDPFNMKLMGQEADMVARERDISRRELDEVAYESHRRAHQAWEKGLFQSEVTPVRLDEGKLERDEGIRADTTMEKLNSLKPAFTENGYHTAGNSSQISDGAAAMILMSKKAVNEYGIEPLARIMGYSWVGIESWRFTEAPIYAVKKLLSKLNVNLNQFDYFENNEAFAVNNVLFHRYLGVSYETLNVFGGSIALGHPIGASGARIIVTLLNVLSRFKGNRGIASICHGTGGSTAIALELLKPM, from the coding sequence ATGAGTGAAGTTTACATAGTTTCGGCGGTTAGAACTCCAATAGGTCGTTTCGGCGGATCTTTAAAGTCAGTTAAGCCCCAGGATCTAGGCGCTGTAGCCATAAAGTCTGCTCTGGCCAAAGCCAATCTGGATCCTTCAAAAGTTGAGATTACGATTATGGGAAACGTATTGAGGGCAGGACACGGTCAGGATGTGGCCAGACAAGCCGCTCTTAAGGCTGGTATTCCGTGGGAAATCGACGGTTACTCAGTGGACATGGTATGCTCTTCAGGAATGATGAGCGTAACCAACGCGGCTCAAATGATCAAGGGAGGAGATGCCGATGTGGTCGTAGCGGGCGGAATAGAGTCCATGAGCCAATCCATGCTGGCGGTAAATTCAGATGTGAGATGGGGGGTCAAGTCCCTGTCGGGTAAAACTCTAAACTTCATTGACATCATGCTAATGGATGGGCTGACCGATCCCTTTAACATGAAGTTAATGGGACAAGAGGCAGATATGGTAGCTAGGGAACGAGACATATCGAGGAGAGAGCTTGATGAGGTTGCATACGAGAGCCACAGAAGGGCTCACCAGGCCTGGGAGAAGGGTCTATTTCAGTCTGAAGTGACACCCGTCAGACTCGACGAGGGTAAGCTAGAGAGAGACGAAGGTATTAGAGCTGATACAACCATGGAGAAACTAAACTCGTTAAAGCCGGCCTTTACAGAAAACGGTTATCATACTGCTGGGAATTCCTCCCAAATCTCGGACGGAGCTGCTGCTATGATCCTAATGAGCAAGAAAGCTGTGAATGAGTACGGTATAGAGCCGTTAGCAAGAATAATGGGATATTCGTGGGTGGGAATAGAGAGTTGGAGGTTTACTGAGGCACCTATATACGCTGTAAAGAAACTTCTGTCGAAGTTGAACGTAAATCTGAACCAATTCGACTACTTTGAGAATAATGAGGCCTTTGCAGTCAACAACGTTCTATTCCACAGGTATCTTGGCGTGTCATACGAAACCCTGAACGTATTTGGAGGTTCAATAGCTTTAGGTCATCCAATTGGCGCCAGCGGAGCTAGGATAATTGTGACCTTACTTAACGTTCTAAGTAGATTCAAAGGAAACAGAGGAATAGCTAGTATATGTCACGGGACCGGTGGCTCCACTGCAATAGCGTTGGAACTATTGAAGCCTATGTGA
- a CDS encoding tRNA (N(6)-L-threonylcarbamoyladenosine(37)-C(2))-methylthiotransferase translates to MKIYFETYGCALNKGDTYSMMTLLKESKHEIVDDQNSAEVLVINTCAVRMETEEKMKKRIAELSRTGKKLIVAGCLAGAEPGLVSSLSPNASVIGPQSIGDIVKAVESPGKLISLDGEAPSNLPKIFEGLISVLPIADGCAGSCNFCITKLARKTLRSYTPRKIVETVREMIKRGAKEIELTGQDTAAYGLDMGGMGLADLVREVSSLDGDFMIRVGMMTPELALRQLDQLLEAWDNPKVYKFFHLPVQSGSDETLKAMNRKYTVDEFRYLVKEIRKKFSPVNITTDIIVGHPGEDDDAFEETLNLMKEMRFERIHIAMYSLRPNTRSSMMKQVPGPVKKERLKRAVSLYEELSRDVHREYVGKRMRVLVLEKGKGDTVIGRTINYIPVILRNVKLGEWYDVRIDDSSFFDLRGTVV, encoded by the coding sequence ATGAAAATATATTTTGAGACCTATGGATGTGCCCTGAATAAGGGAGATACCTATTCAATGATGACTCTACTTAAGGAATCTAAGCACGAAATCGTTGACGATCAAAACAGCGCTGAGGTTCTCGTGATTAACACATGCGCTGTTAGGATGGAGACCGAGGAAAAGATGAAGAAGAGAATAGCTGAGTTGAGCAGGACCGGTAAGAAACTTATCGTAGCTGGCTGTTTAGCTGGTGCGGAACCGGGCTTGGTGTCCTCTCTATCACCAAATGCCTCTGTGATTGGACCCCAATCAATTGGTGATATAGTTAAGGCTGTGGAGAGTCCTGGTAAGTTAATTAGCCTTGATGGGGAGGCACCATCGAACCTGCCCAAAATCTTCGAGGGATTAATTTCCGTACTTCCCATAGCAGATGGATGCGCGGGAAGTTGCAATTTCTGTATAACTAAGCTTGCTAGAAAGACTTTGAGGAGTTACACTCCAAGAAAGATCGTTGAAACGGTTAGGGAAATGATTAAACGTGGGGCTAAGGAAATCGAGCTCACAGGACAGGATACTGCTGCGTATGGTTTGGACATGGGAGGAATGGGTTTAGCTGACCTGGTGAGGGAGGTGTCCTCACTGGATGGCGACTTCATGATAAGAGTCGGTATGATGACACCGGAGCTAGCATTGAGGCAACTTGATCAGCTGCTTGAGGCATGGGATAATCCAAAGGTTTACAAGTTCTTCCACTTACCGGTTCAAAGCGGAAGCGACGAGACACTTAAGGCAATGAACAGGAAATACACCGTTGATGAATTCAGATACCTTGTAAAGGAGATAAGGAAAAAGTTTTCACCGGTGAATATAACAACCGACATAATAGTTGGCCATCCAGGAGAGGACGACGATGCATTCGAAGAAACCTTGAATCTAATGAAGGAAATGAGATTTGAAAGGATTCACATTGCAATGTATTCGCTGAGGCCAAACACTAGGAGTTCCATGATGAAGCAGGTCCCAGGTCCAGTTAAAAAGGAAAGGCTTAAGCGAGCTGTGTCCCTTTACGAGGAACTTTCCAGGGATGTTCACAGGGAATATGTGGGCAAGAGGATGAGAGTGCTTGTTCTAGAGAAGGGAAAGGGTGACACAGTGATTGGAAGGACAATCAATTACATCCCGGTTATCCTTAGAAACGTAAAACTCGGAGAATGGTATGATGTTCGAATTGACGATTCCTCATTTTTTGATCTTAGGGGGACAGTTGTTTAA
- a CDS encoding translation initiation factor IF-2 subunit beta — protein sequence MSERDKLYQTLLDRLYAKLPKKDLASETQTLPTLSIINVGNTTIIRNFSEFCDRIRREDKLCMRYLLKELAAAGSLSDNGQLIIQGKFSSSIVNTFMDRFIKTYVQCSTCKSLDTVLVKEKKIWYIQCLACGAKNSVKPL from the coding sequence ATGTCGGAAAGAGACAAGCTTTACCAGACGTTGCTGGACAGACTTTACGCCAAGTTGCCAAAGAAGGATTTGGCGTCAGAAACACAGACCTTACCTACTCTCTCAATTATAAACGTGGGCAATACTACGATTATCAGGAATTTCAGCGAATTCTGTGATAGAATAAGGAGGGAAGACAAACTATGCATGAGATATTTACTCAAGGAACTTGCTGCGGCCGGTTCGTTATCAGATAATGGACAACTAATTATCCAGGGCAAGTTCTCCTCATCAATTGTAAATACTTTCATGGATAGATTCATCAAGACCTACGTGCAATGCTCAACCTGTAAGAGCTTGGACACGGTTCTTGTTAAGGAGAAAAAAATATGGTATATCCAGTGTTTAGCGTGCGGAGCCAAGAACTCAGTTAAGCCGTTATAA
- a CDS encoding DUF424 domain-containing protein has protein sequence MKVVLNVIRGEGHVFVNICQKEHLGKVYKENKAVLNVNNEFYGGDEVDVDYALGLVDEATVVSIVGETIIEEAIKRGLVHRDSVLTVSGVKFAQIYNL, from the coding sequence ATGAAAGTAGTCTTGAACGTTATTAGAGGAGAAGGTCACGTTTTCGTTAATATTTGCCAAAAAGAACATCTCGGCAAGGTGTATAAAGAAAATAAGGCAGTCCTAAACGTTAACAATGAGTTTTATGGGGGAGACGAAGTTGACGTCGACTACGCGTTAGGCTTAGTTGACGAAGCCACTGTAGTTAGCATCGTTGGAGAAACTATTATAGAGGAGGCGATCAAGAGGGGTTTAGTGCATAGGGACTCGGTTCTCACGGTATCTGGGGTGAAGTTCGCTCAAATCTACAATCTGTGA
- a CDS encoding 60S ribosomal export protein NMD3, which produces MTGKFCVSCGKENVELIGRLCPSCYVKSREMARVPKSITITTCRLCGSRKVKGKWVSRGDPMEKIEEEVLWSLTLDEKVKEYHIELGNTWSDNHGGNHLTLRITGSVESERFDETKDILIKNEVSLCDSCMKKRGKYYEAIIQLRSKSGDVKLEEKRFFESFFSREEISNLSDVVELREGVDYYFINRTVAKKLVARFTSEVKADLKESYQGERIKRGKRDAKLVISLRI; this is translated from the coding sequence ATGACCGGAAAGTTCTGCGTTAGTTGCGGGAAGGAAAACGTCGAACTAATAGGAAGACTTTGTCCTTCTTGTTACGTGAAAAGCAGGGAGATGGCTAGGGTACCCAAGAGCATAACCATAACGACATGCAGGTTATGCGGTTCAAGAAAAGTTAAGGGAAAATGGGTGTCTAGGGGCGATCCCATGGAGAAAATTGAGGAAGAGGTATTATGGTCTCTTACCTTGGATGAGAAAGTGAAGGAATATCACATTGAACTCGGAAACACGTGGTCAGATAACCACGGTGGTAATCACTTGACTCTAAGGATTACGGGTTCCGTGGAAAGCGAAAGGTTTGATGAGACTAAGGATATCCTTATAAAAAATGAAGTGAGCCTCTGCGATTCTTGTATGAAGAAGAGAGGAAAATATTACGAGGCAATAATTCAGTTGAGGTCAAAAAGTGGTGACGTGAAACTAGAGGAGAAGAGGTTCTTTGAGTCCTTCTTCTCAAGGGAGGAGATATCCAACCTCTCTGACGTAGTTGAGCTCAGGGAGGGAGTAGATTACTATTTTATCAACAGAACTGTGGCTAAGAAGTTGGTTGCAAGATTCACCAGTGAAGTGAAAGCAGACCTTAAGGAGAGTTATCAGGGAGAGAGAATAAAAAGAGGTAAAAGGGATGCTAAACTAGTTATTTCGCTGAGGATATGA
- the rnhB gene encoding ribonuclease HII: MRLGVDEAGRGCLIGPMVVAGVVLREEAMERLRNAGVKDSKKLTRAQRERLFDLITTESDALAVAKAQPDEIDLHNLNSVTYLKVIQVIDSLSWLKPDMVTVDKVGKEIEVIRFIEELGLKSNVIHKADETFIEASAASVVAKVIRDRLIDSMKQTYGDFGSGYPSDRKTVKWIKELVEKGGDPPNIIRRTWKFLLKHAPSFYVEKVS; encoded by the coding sequence ATGAGACTGGGAGTTGATGAAGCCGGGAGAGGTTGCCTGATTGGACCAATGGTTGTGGCTGGAGTAGTCTTACGGGAAGAGGCTATGGAAAGATTAAGGAACGCTGGAGTAAAGGACAGCAAGAAGCTTACTAGGGCTCAGCGTGAGAGGTTATTTGATTTGATAACCACAGAGAGTGACGCCTTAGCCGTTGCTAAGGCCCAACCCGATGAGATCGACTTGCATAACCTCAACTCCGTCACCTACTTAAAGGTGATACAGGTAATAGATTCTCTATCTTGGCTGAAACCAGACATGGTCACGGTAGACAAAGTAGGAAAGGAGATTGAGGTTATTAGGTTCATAGAGGAACTCGGTCTTAAATCCAATGTAATTCATAAGGCAGACGAAACGTTCATCGAGGCCAGTGCAGCCAGCGTTGTAGCTAAGGTAATTAGAGACAGACTAATTGACTCCATGAAGCAGACATATGGGGACTTCGGTAGCGGTTATCCTTCAGATAGGAAAACGGTGAAGTGGATCAAGGAACTGGTGGAGAAGGGAGGAGATCCACCGAATATTATAAGAAGAACGTGGAAGTTTTTACTAAAACATGCCCCAAGCTTCTACGTAGAGAAGGTGAGTTAA
- a CDS encoding TGS domain-containing protein, translating into MVTNLPAEAKTKWLRVMDAKTPEEKIKAIQDFLSSVPKHKGTENLVYWAKRRLSELREESEKQRRKSKAGGLSFFVEKEGAGQVLVLGRDELKNQLIRKLTNVKQDPKDYPVPAMTFFEDSPIQLVNPPQIILDSRLIVSKILGLARNADSILFVVEDQEEFQRMREFLENNNILLGKPKGKVVIERFRSSKEGIRIVMLGRLVGTTEDQVKEYLSEFGIKSAVVKVMGEVNLDDVEKSLFEAIAFKPAVIASIKPFSMSNTPVVPITNLDLLKRELFHSLDVIRVYTKEPMEEPTTDPMFMRRGSTVLDVAQKLHSELSENFKYARVWGKSARFPGQRVGEDHVLEDKDIVEIHVK; encoded by the coding sequence GTGGTTACAAATCTTCCCGCTGAGGCCAAAACTAAGTGGCTCAGAGTAATGGATGCTAAAACCCCAGAGGAGAAAATCAAGGCCATACAGGACTTCCTTAGTAGCGTCCCGAAACACAAAGGAACCGAAAACCTTGTTTATTGGGCTAAGAGACGTCTCTCCGAACTTCGAGAGGAAAGCGAGAAGCAGAGGAGGAAGAGTAAGGCCGGTGGCCTCTCTTTTTTCGTGGAGAAGGAAGGTGCAGGACAGGTCCTGGTCTTAGGGAGAGATGAGTTGAAAAATCAACTGATTAGAAAACTCACCAATGTAAAACAGGACCCCAAGGATTATCCAGTTCCTGCCATGACGTTCTTTGAGGACTCGCCGATTCAGTTGGTTAATCCCCCGCAAATAATACTTGATTCAAGACTAATAGTGAGCAAAATACTTGGCCTAGCGAGGAATGCAGATTCGATATTGTTTGTGGTTGAAGACCAGGAGGAATTTCAGAGAATGCGAGAATTTCTGGAAAACAATAACATACTTCTAGGGAAACCTAAAGGCAAGGTAGTAATTGAGAGGTTCAGAAGTAGTAAGGAAGGAATAAGAATAGTCATGCTGGGCCGTCTGGTGGGAACAACGGAAGATCAAGTGAAGGAATATTTGAGCGAGTTTGGAATAAAGTCTGCAGTGGTGAAAGTGATGGGAGAGGTAAATCTAGATGACGTGGAAAAGTCCCTATTCGAGGCAATAGCGTTCAAACCTGCTGTCATTGCGTCAATAAAGCCATTTTCCATGTCCAATACACCAGTGGTTCCTATAACCAATCTAGATCTGCTTAAGCGTGAACTCTTCCATAGCCTGGACGTAATAAGAGTGTACACAAAGGAACCCATGGAAGAGCCAACTACAGATCCCATGTTTATGAGAAGAGGATCCACGGTTTTAGATGTTGCACAGAAACTGCACAGTGAATTGTCGGAGAACTTCAAGTATGCTAGAGTGTGGGGAAAATCGGCCAGATTTCCAGGCCAGAGAGTCGGAGAAGACCACGTATTAGAGGATAAAGATATCGTCGAAATTCACGTTAAGTAA
- a CDS encoding vWA domain-containing protein — protein MTGLLRGVDYDSPVIKYRGERILSTLRRVSGKESNVDPLFLVDTYYVHYLPLPILKTKGEVEQSDGIKYSLMDLTLSSEIVNRNRNYSIANSAVSMALSVSYVQNLIEELERIRRTSQSQEEREAAEQILNGIMKGTQGKEGKQNQNQQQENQASGKLMKQVHEKAMAKASEDANSVRNMQRIVGGNGAGTGSMMTFEGDIHDVLRLARNTEIKKILEFLSGIPKLGSFTKKRTTRYARGELYGYEEGSDLERLVPSELALPEELFDVKLAESQLLLYQKQIKENWGPIYLLLDKSGSMDGEKILWAKAVALALYSRARRENRDFYLRFFDNIPYPLIKVIKSAKSKDVIKMVEYIGKIRGGGGTDISRSVMSACDDIKDGHVRGVSEVIILTDGEDKIAETTVRRSLKEANATLISVMIRGDNADLKRVSDNYLVVYRLDQGDLLKVVES, from the coding sequence ATGACAGGTCTCCTTAGAGGTGTAGATTACGATAGCCCCGTGATTAAGTATAGAGGGGAAAGGATACTTAGCACCCTAAGGAGAGTCTCTGGAAAGGAGTCCAATGTTGATCCCCTGTTTTTAGTAGACACCTATTACGTCCACTATTTGCCTTTGCCAATTCTAAAGACTAAGGGAGAGGTTGAGCAAAGTGACGGTATAAAATATTCGCTGATGGATCTAACTTTATCATCAGAGATTGTTAACAGAAACAGGAATTACTCAATTGCTAACTCTGCAGTTAGTATGGCGCTTTCAGTGAGTTACGTTCAGAACCTCATAGAAGAACTAGAGAGGATAAGAAGGACGTCTCAGTCCCAAGAGGAGAGAGAAGCTGCTGAGCAGATACTCAATGGAATAATGAAGGGAACTCAAGGGAAAGAGGGGAAGCAGAACCAGAATCAACAACAGGAAAACCAGGCATCAGGGAAACTCATGAAGCAGGTTCACGAAAAGGCTATGGCCAAGGCCTCCGAGGACGCCAATTCCGTAAGGAACATGCAAAGAATAGTAGGGGGAAACGGAGCCGGAACAGGGTCCATGATGACTTTTGAGGGGGACATTCACGACGTATTAAGGTTAGCCAGGAATACTGAGATTAAGAAGATTCTAGAGTTCCTTAGCGGTATACCAAAATTAGGTAGCTTCACCAAGAAGAGAACCACAAGGTATGCCAGGGGAGAACTGTATGGCTATGAGGAAGGATCGGACCTTGAAAGGTTAGTTCCCTCAGAGCTTGCATTGCCTGAAGAGTTGTTTGATGTGAAACTGGCCGAAAGCCAACTTCTCCTCTACCAAAAGCAGATTAAGGAGAACTGGGGACCCATTTATCTTCTACTCGACAAGTCTGGAAGTATGGACGGCGAGAAAATATTGTGGGCTAAGGCAGTAGCACTCGCACTATATAGTAGGGCTAGGAGAGAGAATAGGGACTTCTATTTGAGGTTCTTTGATAACATACCTTATCCTCTGATAAAGGTAATAAAGAGCGCTAAAAGTAAGGACGTTATTAAGATGGTCGAATACATAGGTAAAATAAGAGGAGGAGGAGGCACGGACATATCGAGATCGGTTATGTCTGCCTGCGATGATATAAAGGACGGTCATGTGAGGGGAGTCAGTGAAGTTATAATACTTACCGACGGTGAAGATAAAATTGCAGAGACTACGGTAAGGAGATCCTTAAAGGAAGCTAACGCCACACTTATAAGCGTGATGATAAGGGGAGACAACGCTGACTTAAAGAGGGTTTCAGATAACTATCTCGTGGTATACAGATTAGATCAAGGAGATCTTCTAAAAGTAGTTGAATCTTGA
- a CDS encoding AAA family ATPase, translating to MSTSLLELPKKFLENLYSPFVGREEEAKVLTLALLTKEHIVLIGEPGTAKSALARRAADLLNAKFFMYLLTKYTEPAELFGALDVNALKQGIYRRITKERLPESELAFLDEIFNANSAILNALLSLLNERVIYDGYNVIKVPLRTLISASNRVPDEPELEALYDRLLLRHYAKPVGEDMWKDLIDSSWELEFTEKWKVKEPVMTVQDLDRLYGMLPDVDLSQIKSKLLKLYVMLEEKGVHLTDRRKGKVLKIVSAHALLNSRMKATEEDLVVLKYIAPRELDDFEKVSALLSEELKTPIKYMRELNEIFNNIKEAGKYVDAANESDPRLIDLIRSLRATKDRVISLGRESGDEKVEEFSREVGSEIDKLVEKVGRKLGIYT from the coding sequence GTGAGTACATCACTCCTTGAACTTCCCAAAAAATTTTTGGAAAACCTCTATTCCCCATTCGTGGGAAGGGAAGAGGAGGCGAAGGTTCTTACCCTGGCACTCCTCACCAAAGAGCATATTGTATTGATAGGGGAGCCTGGAACGGCAAAGTCGGCTCTTGCTAGGAGGGCTGCAGATTTATTGAACGCTAAATTCTTCATGTATTTATTAACTAAGTATACGGAACCGGCTGAACTGTTTGGAGCCCTTGACGTTAATGCATTAAAGCAAGGTATTTACAGGAGGATAACGAAGGAGAGGCTTCCGGAGAGCGAACTTGCGTTCCTGGACGAAATATTCAACGCTAATTCCGCTATTCTTAACGCTCTCCTATCTCTGCTCAACGAGAGGGTCATCTACGATGGTTATAATGTAATTAAGGTCCCGTTGAGAACCCTCATAAGCGCCAGTAATAGGGTACCCGACGAGCCCGAGCTTGAGGCTCTTTACGATCGTCTCTTGCTCAGGCATTACGCTAAACCTGTTGGCGAGGATATGTGGAAGGACCTCATTGATTCTTCATGGGAGCTGGAATTTACTGAGAAATGGAAAGTAAAAGAACCGGTTATGACGGTCCAGGACTTAGACAGACTTTATGGTATGTTGCCTGATGTTGATTTAAGTCAAATAAAATCTAAATTACTAAAGCTATATGTAATGCTCGAGGAGAAAGGGGTCCATTTGACCGATAGGAGAAAGGGTAAAGTCCTGAAGATAGTTTCAGCCCACGCCTTACTTAACTCGAGGATGAAGGCAACCGAAGAGGATCTAGTGGTGCTGAAGTACATTGCACCCAGGGAGCTTGACGATTTTGAAAAGGTCTCTGCTTTGCTTTCCGAGGAACTAAAGACCCCAATAAAATACATGAGGGAACTGAACGAAATATTCAATAATATTAAGGAGGCAGGGAAATATGTGGATGCAGCCAATGAGTCAGACCCTAGACTGATAGACCTGATTAGGAGTCTAAGGGCCACTAAAGATAGAGTAATCTCCTTAGGTAGAGAAAGCGGAGACGAGAAGGTAGAGGAGTTCTCAAGAGAGGTAGGGTCAGAGATAGATAAGTTGGTGGAAAAAGTAGGTAGAAAGCTGGGGATTTACACATGA
- a CDS encoding RNA-guided endonuclease InsQ/TnpB family protein, which translates to MWRAKGKNNTIQLSFKYRIYPTKEVEEKFLKVMQIEAKVYNALLDAVNNARKEGRKITPEDTQDMLKGLKIDGKDLVYSKALQMVNNQLWYNINALHELKRKGKKVGKLRHKKIMKIINYNQSGFKVEGDKLILSKIGEMRVLFHRPLEGKVKGVIIKKSATGWYAVFQVEVEKKHLDKAGKVVGVDLGVDKLVTTSDGVVLENPKVFDKVERGMKILQRSLSRKKRGSRNYEKVREKLVKLHEHAKNLMSDFIHKVTSWLVEQYDEVYVEDLDVKEMVEDSESKTLRKHILHSNLSRFMSYLSYKAERAGRRVVKVNPAYTSKTCARCGYVKKDLSLADRVFACPNCGWSIDRDYNASLNILHTGSGLPLEPVDRRPLLYIPFSEGVYSKFPGRSRKSPSRGGDAPS; encoded by the coding sequence ATGTGGAGAGCCAAGGGAAAGAATAATACAATTCAACTCTCGTTCAAGTACAGGATTTACCCAACGAAAGAAGTAGAGGAAAAATTCCTCAAGGTTATGCAAATTGAAGCTAAAGTGTACAACGCGTTGTTAGATGCAGTAAATAATGCAAGAAAGGAGGGAAGAAAGATAACCCCTGAGGACACGCAGGACATGTTGAAAGGGTTGAAAATAGATGGGAAAGACCTAGTTTACTCCAAAGCTCTTCAGATGGTGAACAACCAGCTATGGTACAACATCAACGCTCTTCACGAACTGAAGAGGAAAGGGAAGAAAGTTGGGAAATTGAGGCATAAGAAGATCATGAAGATCATCAATTACAACCAGTCTGGTTTCAAAGTGGAGGGAGACAAACTAATCCTCTCAAAAATAGGTGAGATGAGAGTCCTCTTCCACAGGCCTTTGGAAGGTAAGGTAAAGGGAGTAATAATAAAGAAGAGTGCCACTGGTTGGTATGCGGTATTTCAGGTTGAGGTTGAGAAGAAACACCTTGACAAGGCTGGGAAAGTGGTGGGGGTAGATCTGGGAGTTGATAAGCTAGTAACCACTTCAGACGGGGTTGTACTAGAGAACCCTAAGGTTTTCGACAAGGTTGAGAGGGGGATGAAGATCCTGCAAAGGTCATTATCGAGGAAGAAGAGGGGGTCGAGGAACTATGAGAAGGTCAGAGAGAAATTGGTTAAACTACACGAGCACGCGAAGAATCTGATGAGCGATTTCATTCATAAGGTAACTTCGTGGTTGGTTGAACAGTACGACGAGGTCTATGTGGAAGATCTAGACGTGAAGGAGATGGTAGAGGATAGCGAGAGTAAAACTTTGAGGAAGCATATCCTTCACTCCAACCTTTCCAGGTTCATGAGCTACCTCTCCTACAAGGCTGAAAGAGCCGGTAGGAGGGTGGTGAAAGTGAACCCAGCGTACACTTCGAAGACGTGTGCTAGGTGTGGATACGTGAAGAAAGATCTGTCCCTAGCAGACCGCGTGTTTGCTTGTCCCAACTGCGGTTGGTCCATAGATCGTGATTATAACGCTTCTCTAAATATTCTTCATACGGGGTCGGGACTGCCCTTAGAGCCTGTGGACAGGAGACCTCTGCTGTACATTCCCTTCTCTGAGGGTGTGTATAGTAAGTTTCCTGGAAGAAGCAGGAAATCCCCATCGCGAGGTGGAGATGCCCCGTCGTGA
- the tnpA gene encoding IS200/IS605 family transposase, translating into MTRYRLDRGSHSVYALYYHYVQVVKYRRKVFESEEIINFLKEQIQGISETFEVEVMDIGVDKDHFHMLFKAKPTLNIPRYVNAIKTITSREIQRKFPQVKEKLWKGHFWSPSYFLATSGQVTLEVLRKYVESQGKE; encoded by the coding sequence ATTACGCGGTACAGATTGGACAGAGGGTCGCACTCGGTTTACGCTCTTTACTATCACTATGTCCAAGTGGTGAAGTACCGCAGGAAGGTGTTCGAGAGCGAGGAAATAATCAATTTTCTAAAAGAACAAATCCAGGGGATAAGCGAGACGTTTGAAGTTGAAGTCATGGACATTGGTGTGGATAAGGATCACTTTCACATGTTATTCAAGGCGAAACCAACCTTGAACATACCCAGATACGTAAACGCCATCAAGACCATTACCTCTAGGGAAATACAGAGAAAATTCCCACAAGTGAAGGAGAAATTGTGGAAAGGACACTTCTGGTCTCCATCATATTTCCTAGCGACAAGTGGACAGGTAACGCTAGAGGTGTTGAGAAAGTATGTGGAGAGCCAAGGGAAAGAATAA